The Persephonella sp. IF05-L8 genome contains a region encoding:
- a CDS encoding 2-oxoacid:acceptor oxidoreductase family protein, producing MATATDKSMREIRWHGRGGQGTVTAAKMLASAAIIRGKHGQAMPEFGLERSGTPVKVSTRISDQYINTRAPVDNPEIVIITDPSLMFTIKDIIKAGTDENTVFIVNTNFPPDKVRKILDIPHNELWIVDASKIALEEFGRNIPNTAVLGAVAKATGIVDLDALKQEITEAFEASSKLRALIPQNLRALERGYEEVYKAE from the coding sequence ATGGCAACCGCTACAGATAAATCTATGAGGGAAATCCGCTGGCACGGTAGAGGCGGTCAGGGAACAGTTACAGCAGCAAAAATGCTTGCCTCAGCAGCGATTATCAGAGGAAAACACGGACAGGCTATGCCGGAATTTGGTCTTGAAAGGTCAGGAACTCCTGTTAAAGTTTCAACAAGAATAAGCGACCAATATATAAACACAAGAGCCCCTGTGGATAATCCAGAAATAGTAATTATCACAGACCCATCTCTTATGTTTACAATAAAAGATATAATCAAAGCAGGAACAGATGAAAACACAGTTTTCATAGTAAATACAAACTTCCCCCCAGACAAAGTAAGAAAAATCCTTGATATACCACATAATGAACTCTGGATTGTTGATGCTTCCAAAATTGCTTTAGAAGAGTTTGGAAGAAACATTCCAAACACAGCTGTTCTTGGAGCAGTTGCAAAAGCAACAGGAATTGTTGATTTAGATGCTTTAAAGCAAGAAATTACAGAAGCATTTGAAGCTTCTTCTAAACTTAGAGCCTTAATTCCACAAAACCTTAGAGCACTTGAAAGAGGTTATGAAGAGGTTTATAAAGCTGAATAA
- a CDS encoding secondary thiamine-phosphate synthase enzyme YjbQ, whose protein sequence is MLKYIEVITQKRTHFEDITGEVQEVVDESGVQEGICYLYVPHTTAGIFINENADPDVKWDIEQTLEKLIPWENNYKHIEGNAAAHIKSVLVGTNTFIPIKNGRLMLGTWQGIFFAEFDGPRTRKVIVKIIEG, encoded by the coding sequence ATGCTTAAATATATAGAAGTTATTACCCAGAAAAGAACACATTTTGAAGATATAACAGGTGAAGTTCAGGAAGTAGTAGATGAAAGCGGGGTTCAAGAAGGAATATGTTATCTATATGTTCCCCATACAACAGCAGGGATTTTTATTAATGAAAATGCAGACCCAGATGTAAAATGGGATATTGAACAGACCCTTGAAAAACTAATCCCATGGGAAAATAACTACAAACATATAGAAGGAAATGCAGCTGCCCATATCAAATCTGTTTTAGTAGGCACAAATACATTTATTCCCATAAAAAACGGCAGGCTTATGCTTGGAACATGGCAGGGTATATTCTTTGCTGAGTTTGATGGTCCCAGAACAAGGAAAGTAATCGTAAAAATCATAGAAGGTTGA
- the dtd gene encoding D-aminoacyl-tRNA deacylase, with amino-acid sequence MKAVIQRVNKSWVEVDGKIVGSIDKGLNILLGVEKGDTEEDIKKMINKIPYLRIFEDENGKMNLSLIDINGKALVISQFTLAGNIKKGRRPSFDTAEEPEKAKKIYEKFVEELGKIVPVETGIFAAHMKVFIENDGPVTFIVDSRQL; translated from the coding sequence ATGAAAGCCGTTATACAAAGGGTAAATAAATCATGGGTTGAGGTTGATGGAAAAATAGTAGGCAGTATAGATAAGGGTTTGAATATACTTCTCGGTGTTGAGAAAGGGGATACAGAAGAAGACATAAAAAAAATGATAAATAAAATTCCTTATCTGAGAATTTTTGAGGATGAAAATGGGAAGATGAATTTATCTTTAATCGATATAAATGGTAAAGCCCTTGTAATCTCCCAATTTACCCTTGCAGGAAATATAAAAAAGGGTAGGAGACCATCTTTTGACACTGCTGAAGAGCCTGAAAAGGCTAAAAAAATTTATGAAAAATTTGTTGAGGAACTTGGAAAAATAGTTCCTGTGGAGACAGGTATTTTTGCAGCACACATGAAGGTTTTTATTGAAAATGATGGTCCTGTAACATTTATAGTGGATTCACGACAGTTGTAG
- the dnaX gene encoding DNA polymerase III subunit gamma/tau: protein MAYQSFARKYRPKNFIQVVGQETVKKTLENAIKLDRISHAYIFAGSRGLGKTTIARIITKCLNCEKGITPEPCGVCENCQEIEKGSFPDMYEIDAASNRGIDDIRALRDNVSYAPIKGRYKVYIIDEAHMLTREAFNALLKTLEEPPPNNIFILATTELHKIPDTIRSRCQTFIFKPPTKEQIKEYLKWILENENIPYEEEALYLIAEASEGGVRDAASILDQAVIYGSGSVKVETTRQLLGVIPENIVNKFLADLKEKSLKDMVKTIETLDSEGYDLNVFWQQIMEKLHKAMVSIALGQKDDIFSEEDTELLIYTLDIFKKAYLEARNFTEKKDIYQLAVLKLKFMKNLIPIKELLEKGISVQAAPQTKETKQTEPKEEKFDIQKAILKIGKEAGGIVSGALKNASIKEENDKFVILVEKTIADLLKSKLDIIQKYFPKAVEIQEIEIKPEKKKSKKRDEAVDKVLDLFQGKLISYKEE, encoded by the coding sequence ATGGCTTACCAATCTTTTGCAAGAAAGTATAGACCTAAAAACTTTATTCAGGTTGTAGGACAGGAAACTGTTAAAAAAACTCTGGAAAATGCTATTAAACTGGATAGAATATCCCATGCATATATATTTGCCGGCTCCCGTGGGCTTGGAAAAACAACCATAGCCAGAATAATCACAAAATGCCTAAACTGTGAAAAAGGAATAACCCCTGAACCCTGCGGAGTATGTGAAAACTGTCAGGAGATAGAGAAAGGTTCTTTCCCTGATATGTATGAGATAGACGCAGCTTCAAACCGTGGAATAGATGATATCAGAGCACTAAGGGATAATGTTTCCTATGCCCCAATAAAAGGCAGATACAAGGTTTATATAATAGATGAAGCTCACATGCTTACCAGAGAGGCTTTTAATGCACTTTTAAAAACACTGGAAGAGCCTCCGCCTAATAATATTTTTATACTTGCTACAACTGAACTCCACAAAATACCGGATACAATCCGTTCCAGATGTCAAACTTTTATATTCAAACCACCTACAAAAGAACAGATTAAGGAATACCTGAAATGGATTTTAGAAAATGAGAATATTCCTTATGAGGAGGAAGCACTTTATCTAATAGCAGAAGCAAGCGAAGGCGGAGTTAGAGATGCAGCAAGCATATTAGACCAGGCTGTTATATACGGTAGCGGCTCTGTTAAAGTTGAAACAACCAGACAACTGCTTGGCGTAATTCCAGAAAATATAGTCAATAAATTCTTAGCCGACCTTAAGGAAAAATCCTTGAAAGATATGGTAAAGACCATAGAAACCCTTGACAGCGAAGGATATGACCTGAATGTATTCTGGCAACAAATAATGGAAAAGCTTCACAAAGCGATGGTTTCCATTGCACTTGGGCAGAAAGATGATATCTTTTCAGAAGAAGATACAGAACTATTGATTTACACACTGGATATATTCAAAAAAGCATACCTTGAAGCAAGAAATTTTACAGAGAAAAAGGATATATACCAGCTTGCAGTTTTAAAACTTAAATTTATGAAAAATCTTATTCCGATAAAAGAACTGCTTGAAAAAGGAATTTCAGTTCAGGCAGCACCACAGACAAAGGAAACCAAGCAAACAGAACCTAAAGAAGAAAAGTTTGATATCCAAAAAGCAATACTGAAAATAGGTAAAGAAGCTGGTGGAATAGTATCCGGAGCACTGAAAAATGCCAGCATAAAAGAAGAAAATGACAAATTTGTGATACTGGTTGAAAAAACAATAGCTGACCTTTTAAAAAGCAAATTAGATATAATACAGAAATACTTCCCAAAAGCTGTAGAAATACAGGAAATAGAGATAAAGCCTGAGAAAAAAAAGAGCAAAAAAAGAGATGAAGCAGTAGACAAAGTGCTGGATTTGTTTCAAGGAAAACTAATTAGCTATAAGGAGGAGTAA
- a CDS encoding thiamine pyrophosphate-dependent enzyme, whose translation MAKKRPIALLSELASHRETFGDQMPLAPGHRMCIGCGIPPIVNEILLAINEPVIVANATGCLEVTTGVYPVTAWNVPWIHVNFQSTATVAAGVEAAYKVLKKKGVIPEDKKVHVVAFGGDGGSYDIGFQALSATAERGHDVLYVCYNNEGYQNTGYQRSSATPIGAYTKTTPVGKAHIGKEEPRKDLTMIMAAHGIPYVAQASPHIFRDLTKKTKKAMSMPGFKFINVLEPCTLSWRFAPEDTMRLAKLAVETRYWPVYEVIDGKYWKVNIKPKKPKPIEEYIAAQPRWKHVLKYPEVLERIQKEVDEKWNLLLHLEEMSKKLAEEEGIDYEELFKVPED comes from the coding sequence ATGGCAAAAAAGAGACCTATAGCATTATTATCAGAGTTAGCTTCTCATAGAGAAACTTTTGGCGACCAGATGCCACTTGCACCTGGTCATAGAATGTGTATCGGTTGTGGAATTCCACCAATTGTTAATGAAATCTTACTTGCAATAAACGAGCCTGTTATTGTTGCAAACGCAACAGGGTGTCTGGAAGTTACAACAGGTGTTTATCCTGTAACAGCATGGAACGTGCCATGGATACACGTAAACTTCCAATCTACAGCAACTGTTGCCGCAGGTGTTGAGGCTGCATATAAAGTTCTAAAGAAGAAAGGAGTTATTCCTGAAGATAAAAAAGTTCATGTTGTTGCTTTCGGTGGAGATGGTGGTTCTTATGATATTGGATTTCAGGCTTTATCTGCTACAGCTGAAAGAGGACATGATGTTCTTTACGTTTGTTATAACAACGAAGGATATCAAAACACAGGATATCAAAGGTCTTCTGCTACACCAATAGGTGCTTACACAAAAACAACACCTGTAGGAAAAGCACATATCGGTAAAGAAGAACCAAGAAAAGACCTTACAATGATTATGGCTGCTCACGGAATTCCTTATGTTGCACAGGCTTCTCCACACATATTTAGAGACCTTACAAAGAAAACTAAAAAAGCAATGTCAATGCCAGGATTTAAGTTTATAAATGTTCTGGAGCCTTGTACACTTTCTTGGAGATTTGCTCCAGAGGATACAATGAGACTTGCTAAACTGGCTGTTGAAACAAGATACTGGCCTGTTTACGAAGTAATAGATGGAAAATACTGGAAAGTAAATATAAAACCTAAAAAACCAAAACCAATTGAAGAATACATTGCAGCACAACCAAGATGGAAACACGTTCTTAAATATCCAGAGGTTCTGGAAAGAATTCAAAAGGAAGTTGATGAAAAGTGGAACCTTCTCCTTCACCTTGAAGAGATGTCCAAAAAACTGGCAGAAGAAGAAGGTATTGACTACGAAGAATTATTCAAAGTTCCAGAAGACTAA
- the der gene encoding ribosome biogenesis GTPase Der: MFRVAIVGRPNVGKSSLFNRIIGKRKAIVEDIPGVTRDRVVSKAEWLGVPFEIVDTGGYIEGDEDKFAPYIRKQIEKELDLSDLFIFVVDGKEGLTPADKDIAKILHKTEKPVLVAVNKIDDPSHEDRIYEFYELGFDKVFPVSSIQKYGVGDLLDEVVKHIPDYEVEAAREELKQEKKEKDEVIKVAIVGKPNAGKSSLLNAILGEERAVVSNIPGTTRDVVDTLFEWNGHKFLFLDTAGLRKKSKVDYGIEFFSVGRTLEALKRADVVVHVIDAKEGATEQDTKIAHLIQKYSKPAVIVINKIDTLPQRKEVLNRIKNQVRERLYFLPYAPIVLTSAKQKKGIKQLLQEIVEVYNQAWKRVGTGQLNRALQQILSLRQPPAYRGKPLKIYYATQLEGKPPCFLMFVNYPEGFKEHYVRFLENNLREILGFEKAPIKLIFRGKDRE, from the coding sequence ATGTTTAGAGTGGCAATCGTTGGGAGACCTAATGTTGGTAAGTCTTCCCTGTTTAACAGAATAATAGGGAAAAGAAAGGCAATAGTAGAAGATATTCCCGGTGTGACACGGGATAGAGTGGTTTCAAAAGCCGAGTGGCTTGGTGTGCCTTTTGAGATTGTTGATACAGGTGGGTATATTGAAGGAGATGAGGATAAATTTGCTCCATATATCAGAAAACAGATAGAAAAGGAGCTGGATTTATCAGACCTGTTTATATTTGTTGTTGATGGAAAGGAAGGTTTAACACCTGCAGATAAAGATATAGCAAAAATACTCCACAAAACAGAAAAGCCTGTTTTAGTAGCAGTGAACAAAATAGATGACCCTTCCCATGAAGATAGAATTTATGAGTTTTATGAACTGGGATTTGATAAGGTTTTTCCTGTTTCATCTATTCAGAAATATGGCGTTGGAGACCTACTTGATGAGGTTGTTAAACATATACCTGATTATGAAGTGGAAGCTGCCAGAGAGGAGTTAAAACAGGAGAAAAAGGAAAAGGATGAAGTTATAAAAGTCGCCATTGTAGGAAAACCAAATGCTGGAAAATCTTCCTTACTAAATGCGATTTTAGGAGAGGAAAGGGCAGTAGTATCAAACATCCCCGGAACTACAAGGGATGTGGTTGATACCCTTTTTGAATGGAACGGGCATAAATTCCTTTTCCTTGATACAGCAGGACTGAGAAAAAAATCAAAGGTTGATTACGGGATAGAGTTTTTCAGCGTAGGAAGAACCCTTGAAGCATTAAAAAGGGCTGATGTTGTAGTCCATGTTATAGATGCAAAAGAAGGAGCAACTGAGCAGGACACAAAAATAGCCCATCTGATACAAAAGTATTCAAAACCAGCTGTTATCGTAATAAATAAGATTGATACACTACCCCAGAGAAAAGAAGTTTTAAACAGAATAAAAAATCAGGTTAGAGAAAGATTATACTTCCTGCCTTATGCACCAATAGTTTTAACCTCAGCAAAACAGAAAAAGGGTATAAAACAGCTATTACAGGAAATTGTTGAGGTTTATAATCAGGCATGGAAAAGGGTCGGAACAGGACAACTGAACAGGGCATTGCAGCAAATCTTATCCCTTAGACAACCACCGGCATATAGGGGAAAACCTCTAAAAATCTATTATGCAACACAGCTTGAAGGAAAACCCCCTTGCTTCCTTATGTTTGTAAACTATCCAGAAGGCTTTAAAGAACATTATGTCAGATTTCTGGAAAATAACCTGAGAGAAATACTTGGTTTTGAAAAAGCACCTATTAAATTAATATTTAGAGGTAAAGATAGAGAATAA
- a CDS encoding DUF302 domain-containing protein, giving the protein MKAIMLTIAFLIGFSYAYEDFVQYEKGYYYVVIKKGSFKVINAKLQEEIINHGWDVIHTINVDKTVKSKTPYKTHLLCKAKYLKKGVEYFKPIGVIIPCKMAIFVDGNNVVIMVEDVMELGKIYAPEDKKFEKFLRQVKSEMIDILNKTAARFMSSKYTPYE; this is encoded by the coding sequence ATGAAAGCAATTATGCTAACTATAGCGTTTTTAATTGGTTTTAGCTACGCCTATGAGGACTTTGTCCAGTATGAAAAGGGCTATTACTATGTGGTGATAAAAAAGGGTTCCTTTAAGGTGATAAATGCCAAATTACAGGAAGAAATCATCAATCACGGATGGGATGTAATTCATACAATTAATGTGGACAAGACTGTAAAATCTAAAACTCCTTACAAAACTCATCTGCTTTGTAAAGCTAAATATCTAAAAAAAGGCGTTGAGTATTTTAAACCTATCGGTGTCATTATCCCATGTAAAATGGCTATATTTGTAGACGGAAATAATGTTGTTATTATGGTAGAGGATGTTATGGAACTGGGGAAGATTTATGCTCCTGAAGACAAAAAATTTGAAAAATTTTTAAGACAGGTAAAAAGTGAGATGATTGATATCCTGAACAAAACAGCTGCCAGATTTATGAGTAGTAAATATACTCCTTATGAGTAA
- a CDS encoding YbaB/EbfC family nucleoid-associated protein, with protein MFNLGNLGDMMKMMKTMQENMAKAKEELRNEEIIVEVGGGMVKIVVNGLGEAKDVFIDKSLLTEDNHEILQDLLVAAINEANARAKEVMTEKLSQAAGVLGNIPGLNNLL; from the coding sequence ATGTTTAATTTAGGAAATTTAGGCGATATGATGAAAATGATGAAAACAATGCAGGAAAATATGGCCAAGGCAAAAGAAGAGCTAAGGAATGAAGAGATTATCGTTGAAGTTGGCGGCGGAATGGTAAAAATAGTAGTTAACGGTCTTGGAGAGGCAAAAGATGTTTTTATAGATAAATCCCTTTTAACAGAAGATAATCATGAAATACTTCAGGACTTACTTGTTGCAGCTATAAATGAAGCAAACGCAAGAGCAAAAGAAGTTATGACAGAAAAGCTATCTCAAGCTGCAGGAGTGCTTGGAAATATCCCGGGGTTGAATAACTTACTCTAA
- the porA gene encoding pyruvate ferredoxin oxidoreductase — MAQTKVVALTGNQAAAEAMRQINFDVAAVYPISPQTELMGFFAEYVANGEVDTELIAVDGEHSAMATCIGAAAAGARTITASAGPGIAYMVENLYVASGMRVPIVLLDVNRALSAPLSIHCDHADSMLTRDTSWISLFSENAQEAYHNIIMSVKISEKAMFPIIVNYDGYIVSHSIEDVEILDDETVRNFVGPSDIHRIPYPLLDIEKPVTYGATAQPDYYTECKYQQHVDFLKVYDIVKEVFAEFAEITGKHYDFIEEYKTEDAEYIGISMGSSFGTLKDAVDRLREQGKKVGAIKIRLYRPFPAKEIAQALSKAKGVVVLDRADSFDGIGGPLFKDIVTSLMWTENNPFVHNFIYGLGGREIHEEEFMRAFDRLERLEKGIDTRDSFVEYLQVRE; from the coding sequence ATGGCTCAAACAAAGGTAGTAGCTTTAACAGGTAATCAGGCCGCTGCAGAGGCCATGAGACAGATTAATTTTGATGTTGCAGCGGTTTATCCAATATCTCCCCAAACAGAATTAATGGGATTTTTTGCAGAGTATGTTGCAAATGGAGAAGTAGATACAGAATTAATTGCTGTTGATGGTGAGCACTCTGCAATGGCAACCTGTATAGGTGCTGCAGCCGCAGGGGCAAGGACAATTACTGCTTCTGCTGGTCCAGGTATAGCTTATATGGTTGAAAACCTTTATGTTGCTTCTGGAATGAGGGTTCCAATTGTTCTCTTAGATGTTAACAGAGCATTATCTGCACCACTTTCTATTCACTGTGACCACGCAGATAGTATGCTTACAAGGGATACAAGCTGGATATCCCTATTCTCTGAAAATGCCCAGGAAGCATACCACAACATAATAATGTCTGTAAAAATCTCTGAAAAAGCAATGTTCCCAATTATTGTTAACTATGATGGATATATTGTTTCACACTCTATTGAAGACGTAGAAATTTTAGACGATGAAACAGTTAGAAATTTTGTAGGGCCTTCTGATATACATAGAATTCCATATCCTCTCTTAGACATTGAAAAACCAGTTACTTACGGTGCAACAGCTCAACCAGATTACTACACAGAATGTAAGTATCAACAGCATGTTGATTTCCTAAAGGTCTATGACATTGTTAAAGAAGTTTTTGCAGAGTTTGCAGAAATTACAGGAAAACATTATGACTTTATAGAAGAATACAAAACAGAAGACGCAGAATATATCGGAATATCAATGGGTTCATCTTTTGGAACACTGAAGGATGCTGTGGATAGATTAAGAGAGCAGGGTAAAAAAGTTGGAGCTATTAAAATAAGACTTTACAGACCTTTCCCAGCTAAAGAAATAGCTCAGGCACTTTCTAAAGCTAAAGGGGTTGTTGTTTTAGACAGAGCTGACTCCTTTGATGGAATAGGTGGACCATTATTCAAAGATATAGTTACCTCTCTTATGTGGACAGAAAATAATCCTTTTGTTCATAACTTCATTTATGGACTTGGCGGAAGGGAAATCCATGAAGAAGAATTTATGAGAGCATTTGATAGACTTGAACGCCTTGAAAAAGGCATCGATACAAGAGACAGCTTTGTAGAATACTTACAAGTGAGGGAGTAA
- the recR gene encoding recombination mediator RecR, with protein sequence MENIIPETLSKVVEEISRLPGYGEKSAQRLAVNILNMPRGEALDLIKTFMQLLEKVHPCKECGIYTEDELCPICTSEDRDRSVICVVEESFDAFAIERTGKFNGLYHIIGGRLSPLEEITPEDLNIDSLIERVDRLPVKEVILATNPTVEGEATASYIYNLLKDKNITISRIGYGLPFGAVLENADDFTLSKALEHKTPL encoded by the coding sequence ATGGAAAATATAATTCCTGAAACACTTTCAAAAGTAGTAGAAGAGATATCCAGACTTCCAGGCTACGGGGAAAAGTCTGCCCAGAGACTTGCCGTGAATATTTTGAACATGCCCCGTGGAGAAGCCTTAGACCTGATAAAAACATTTATGCAACTACTGGAAAAAGTCCATCCATGCAAAGAATGTGGTATTTATACGGAAGATGAACTATGTCCGATATGCACAAGTGAAGACAGAGACAGGTCAGTTATATGTGTGGTAGAGGAAAGTTTTGATGCCTTTGCAATAGAAAGAACAGGAAAATTCAACGGACTTTATCATATAATAGGTGGAAGGCTATCTCCCCTTGAAGAGATTACACCAGAAGATTTGAATATTGATAGCCTGATAGAAAGGGTTGATAGACTACCTGTAAAAGAGGTTATACTGGCGACAAACCCAACGGTAGAAGGTGAAGCAACAGCTTCGTATATTTACAATCTTCTCAAAGATAAAAACATTACAATATCCAGAATAGGATACGGTCTACCATTTGGAGCAGTCCTTGAAAACGCAGATGATTTCACACTATCCAAAGCCCTTGAACATAAAACTCCACTTTAA
- a CDS encoding septal ring lytic transglycosylase RlpA family protein: MRAILLGLIVVFLFSCAGKKERYYGRCPTTIKGIASYYGKKFHGRKTASGERYNMYKYTAAHKYLPFGTILLVKNLKNGRTVKVRINDRGPFVKGRVLDLSYAAAKKLGMLRAGIVPVIAKVLRCGR, from the coding sequence ATGAGAGCTATTTTACTGGGTTTAATTGTTGTCTTTTTGTTTTCCTGTGCAGGGAAAAAGGAACGGTATTATGGACGTTGTCCAACGACTATAAAGGGTATTGCCTCTTATTACGGCAAAAAGTTCCACGGTAGAAAAACTGCCAGCGGCGAAAGATACAATATGTATAAATACACAGCAGCCCACAAGTATTTGCCCTTTGGCACCATTCTACTGGTAAAAAATCTAAAAAATGGTAGAACTGTAAAAGTAAGAATTAATGACAGGGGGCCTTTCGTAAAAGGAAGAGTTCTGGACTTGTCCTATGCTGCAGCTAAAAAATTAGGAATGCTCAGGGCTGGAATTGTCCCTGTTATTGCAAAAGTTTTAAGGTGCGGCAGGTGA
- a CDS encoding 4Fe-4S binding protein, translating into MAYGEWQLKAWHEIPIGSIVPEAGSSRVNHTGSWRMLRPVLNYDKCTHCLICWIFCPDDSIPVSPQERFETDFDYCKGCGICAVECPYDALEMVPEMEVKLKELEEELG; encoded by the coding sequence ATGGCTTACGGAGAATGGCAACTTAAAGCATGGCATGAAATACCAATAGGTTCTATAGTTCCAGAAGCAGGCTCAAGTAGAGTTAACCATACAGGTTCATGGAGAATGCTCAGGCCTGTCCTGAACTATGACAAATGCACACACTGTCTTATATGCTGGATTTTCTGCCCAGATGATTCTATTCCTGTATCTCCACAGGAAAGATTTGAAACAGATTTTGACTACTGTAAAGGCTGTGGTATCTGTGCAGTTGAATGTCCTTATGATGCTCTTGAAATGGTTCCTGAAATGGAAGTTAAACTAAAAGAACTTGAAGAAGAATTAGGCTAA
- a CDS encoding trehalose-6-phosphate synthase — translation MEKERLFVVSAILPVHVERKDKKYTVKLSPGGLVTALKQALYKRQAIWLGWGGTHHINKELKQLILETGKKEGFALYPLPLTEEERKNFFDGFSNGIIWPLFHTFPAYARFEPEYWQAYKKVNKKFADYIKKLVSKNDLIWVHDYHFFLLPEYLKNSGVQNKTGFFLHIPFPNPELFFKIPWRIELLEGLLHYDLIGFHTYIDRKNFLDCLDELIDGIQIKVKEPITQIKYKGRTIKVGVFPISIDFEKYNNLAKQVKPLDKKRKLILGIDRLDYTKGLIHKLKAFKLFLEKYPELHCKVQLVQAVAPNIKKLPEYDQLKIEFEHLVSEINGKFGTDRWTPVRYIAGRLDFEKLIAYYRYSDICWVNSLKDGMNLVGKEYAAANIDENGVLLLSEFAGAATELYKDALLINPYDLEGTAYILYKALTMKDSQKSRRMKNLRKHIKKYDINWWSNAFLEAAFDRKIEDFPVLEEDFPLHEILQLS, via the coding sequence ATGGAAAAAGAGCGGCTTTTTGTTGTTTCGGCAATACTGCCTGTTCATGTTGAAAGAAAAGATAAAAAATACACAGTTAAATTAAGTCCCGGTGGACTTGTAACAGCACTTAAACAGGCACTTTACAAAAGGCAGGCTATCTGGCTTGGCTGGGGAGGAACACACCATATAAACAAAGAGCTCAAACAACTAATCCTTGAAACAGGAAAAAAAGAGGGTTTTGCACTTTATCCTCTTCCCCTTACAGAAGAAGAGAGAAAAAACTTCTTTGATGGATTTTCCAACGGGATTATATGGCCTCTTTTCCATACATTTCCAGCTTATGCCAGATTTGAGCCAGAATACTGGCAGGCTTATAAAAAGGTCAACAAAAAGTTCGCAGATTACATCAAAAAATTAGTCAGCAAAAATGATTTAATCTGGGTGCATGATTACCACTTTTTCTTGCTGCCGGAATATCTAAAAAATTCAGGAGTTCAAAACAAAACAGGCTTTTTCCTTCATATACCTTTCCCAAATCCTGAACTGTTTTTTAAAATCCCATGGCGTATTGAATTACTTGAAGGACTACTTCATTACGACCTGATAGGATTTCATACATACATAGATAGAAAAAACTTTTTAGACTGTCTTGATGAGCTTATAGACGGTATCCAGATAAAAGTAAAAGAGCCAATAACCCAGATAAAATACAAAGGCAGAACCATTAAAGTAGGGGTATTTCCTATAAGCATAGATTTTGAAAAATACAATAATCTGGCAAAACAGGTAAAACCTCTGGACAAAAAAAGAAAATTGATATTGGGAATAGACAGGCTGGATTATACCAAAGGACTGATACATAAGCTAAAAGCATTTAAACTCTTCCTTGAAAAATATCCGGAACTCCATTGCAAAGTCCAGCTTGTTCAGGCAGTAGCCCCTAATATTAAAAAGTTGCCTGAATACGACCAGCTAAAGATAGAGTTTGAGCATCTTGTAAGTGAGATTAACGGAAAATTCGGGACAGATAGATGGACACCTGTAAGGTATATTGCAGGTAGACTGGATTTTGAGAAACTGATTGCTTATTACAGATACTCAGATATCTGCTGGGTAAATTCCTTGAAAGACGGTATGAACCTTGTTGGAAAAGAGTATGCAGCTGCAAATATTGATGAAAACGGGGTATTACTCCTTAGCGAATTTGCAGGAGCAGCCACAGAACTTTATAAGGATGCGTTGCTGATAAATCCTTATGACCTTGAAGGAACAGCCTATATTCTGTATAAAGCCCTGACAATGAAAGATAGCCAGAAATCCAGAAGAATGAAAAATCTGAGAAAACATATTAAGAAATACGATATAAACTGGTGGAGTAATGCATTCTTGGAAGCGGCATTTGACAGGAAAATAGAGGATTTCCCTGTCCTTGAGGAAGACTTTCCACTCCACGAAATACTACAACTGTCGTGA
- a CDS encoding tetratricopeptide repeat protein, with product MSDRINILKKALEKDPVNPLGLYGLAVELFKEKRYDEAILYLKRYLDIHEDEGSAYRLLAQSYLNIGDIEKAIEYYQKGIEQAKKFNHNSMVEEFKAEIENLKSIL from the coding sequence ATGTCAGATAGGATAAATATTTTAAAAAAGGCTTTAGAAAAAGACCCAGTTAACCCTCTTGGGTTATATGGACTGGCAGTAGAGCTTTTTAAGGAAAAAAGATATGACGAGGCAATTTTATACCTGAAAAGATATCTTGATATCCATGAGGATGAAGGTTCTGCATATAGACTTTTGGCACAATCTTATCTGAATATTGGAGATATTGAAAAAGCAATAGAGTATTACCAGAAAGGTATTGAACAGGCTAAAAAATTCAATCATAACTCTATGGTTGAAGAGTTTAAGGCTGAGATAGAAAATCTAAAAAGTATACTTTAG